The following proteins come from a genomic window of Gemmatimonadota bacterium:
- the trpD gene encoding anthranilate phosphoribosyltransferase: MISKYIDKLREGESLQADEAEQCLSAILESNLPDEQIAKLLIAFSEKGETADEILGFSRALLTRARPVPLSSDVIDSCGTGGSGLNRFNVSTTAAFVLSAGGVPVVKHGNKGSKRPNGSFDLLEKLDCEFDFRDDRLEDIFRRTNVCFLFARTYHPVMKKVVTARQMVDRRTIFNLSAPLCNPANPQYQILGTIDVDMGRQLVEVLRHLGRKRFLIVIGEPGIDEISISGHTHIFEVTEGVTKEYQISPSDFGIAKRDYSEISGGDSDENAEIFLSLLQYQTPEPILDLVCLNAGAAFYCFGR; this comes from the coding sequence ATGATCTCGAAATACATTGATAAACTCAGAGAGGGTGAATCTCTCCAAGCCGATGAGGCTGAACAATGTCTGAGTGCAATCCTGGAAAGTAACCTGCCAGACGAACAGATCGCAAAACTGCTCATAGCGTTCTCTGAGAAGGGCGAGACTGCCGATGAAATTCTCGGATTTTCGAGAGCTTTATTGACCAGAGCAAGACCTGTACCACTCTCTTCCGACGTCATTGATTCGTGTGGTACAGGTGGAAGCGGTTTAAATCGATTCAACGTATCGACAACCGCCGCGTTCGTTTTATCTGCTGGCGGCGTTCCGGTTGTGAAACACGGCAATAAAGGCTCAAAGAGACCGAATGGAAGCTTTGATTTGCTGGAAAAACTCGACTGTGAGTTTGATTTCAGAGATGACCGTTTAGAGGACATTTTCAGGAGAACGAATGTATGTTTTCTATTTGCTCGCACATACCATCCAGTAATGAAAAAAGTTGTAACTGCCAGACAAATGGTTGACAGGAGGACAATTTTCAATCTCAGCGCTCCATTATGCAATCCTGCCAATCCTCAATATCAGATACTCGGAACAATTGATGTCGATATGGGCAGACAACTGGTAGAAGTCCTCCGCCATCTTGGGCGTAAACGCTTTTTGATTGTTATCGGAGAGCCAGGGATTGATGAGATCTCCATTTCTGGACACACGCATATCTTTGAAGTGACCGAAGGTGTGACCAAGGAATACCAGATTTCGCCTTCAGATTTTGGGATAGCAAAACGGGATTACAGTGAGATTTCAGGTGGTGATAGTGACGAGAATGCAGAAATCTTCCTGTCTCTTTTACAGTACCAAACTCCCGAACCAATTCTGGATCTGGTGTGTTTGAATGCCGGTGCAGCTTTCTACTGTTTTGGACGCA